In a single window of the Nisaea sediminum genome:
- a CDS encoding DUF1289 domain-containing protein, giving the protein MTDIPSPCVAVCQIDRESGYCLGCWRTIQEIAGWARFDNAERLRIVSELHDRRGTAAPRQRRRNRRRGEARRADADLGE; this is encoded by the coding sequence ATGACCGACATTCCATCTCCCTGTGTCGCCGTTTGCCAGATCGACCGCGAGAGCGGTTACTGCCTCGGTTGCTGGCGCACCATTCAGGAGATCGCCGGCTGGGCGCGTTTCGACAATGCCGAACGGCTCCGGATCGTCAGTGAGCTGCATGACCGCCGGGGAACGGCGGCACCGCGGCAGCGGCGGCGCAACAGGCGCCGGGGGGAAGCGCGGCGGGCGGATGCCGATCTGGGAGAATGA
- a CDS encoding TrkH family potassium uptake protein: MDLVAFGPVLHIVGLLMSIMALAMLLPAGVDLVAGNPDWEVFTGAAALSLFIGVSLMLTTNSPSVSTLSLRQAFLLTTLSWFTIATVAALPFAFSQLDMTVADAFFESMSGVTTTGSTVIVGLDHAPPGILLWRALLQWLGGIGIIVMALAVLPMLSVGGMQLFQTEAFDTPDKVVPRAAQLAGGISGIYLALTAAWAAGLWAAGLPGFDAIAHAMTTIATGGYSTKDASVGHFDNVVVDWIVVAGMIVGSLPFVYYLRMMRGSIRPIFRDSQVKWFFAIVAVVVGSVTIWNWQELDYPLHDAVRYAAFNIISVMTGTGYATTDYGIWGGFPVTLVICLMFVGGCAGSTTCGIKIFRIQVLYATAQVQIERLLRPHGVFIPYYNHKPIPETVSESVMGFFFLYMLCFGILAALLAAIGLDFITAVSGAATAISNVGPGLGPIIGPAGNFDSLPDSAKWLLSFGMLLGRLELFTVLVMLSPSFWRR; this comes from the coding sequence GTGGACTTGGTCGCCTTTGGTCCGGTCCTTCATATCGTCGGCCTTCTGATGTCGATCATGGCACTCGCTATGCTCTTGCCGGCCGGCGTGGATCTCGTCGCCGGCAATCCCGACTGGGAAGTCTTCACGGGCGCGGCAGCGCTTTCGCTCTTCATCGGCGTGTCGCTGATGCTGACGACGAACAGCCCGTCCGTCTCGACCCTGAGCCTGCGGCAAGCCTTTCTGCTGACCACGCTGAGTTGGTTCACCATCGCGACCGTCGCGGCCCTGCCTTTCGCCTTCTCGCAGCTCGACATGACCGTCGCCGATGCCTTCTTCGAGAGCATGTCCGGCGTCACGACCACCGGCTCGACCGTAATCGTCGGCCTCGATCACGCGCCGCCCGGCATCCTGCTCTGGCGCGCGCTGCTGCAATGGCTCGGCGGCATCGGGATCATCGTCATGGCGCTTGCCGTGCTGCCGATGTTGAGCGTCGGCGGCATGCAGCTCTTCCAGACCGAAGCCTTCGACACCCCGGACAAGGTGGTACCTCGCGCGGCACAGCTGGCGGGCGGAATCAGCGGGATCTATCTCGCGCTGACGGCGGCCTGGGCGGCGGGTCTTTGGGCGGCGGGCCTTCCCGGCTTCGACGCCATCGCGCATGCGATGACCACCATTGCGACCGGCGGGTACTCGACCAAGGACGCTTCGGTCGGACATTTCGACAATGTCGTGGTTGACTGGATCGTGGTCGCCGGCATGATCGTCGGCAGCCTGCCCTTCGTCTATTACCTGCGCATGATGCGCGGCTCGATCCGGCCGATCTTCCGCGACAGCCAGGTAAAATGGTTCTTTGCGATCGTCGCTGTCGTGGTCGGTTCGGTCACGATCTGGAACTGGCAGGAACTCGACTATCCGCTGCACGACGCGGTCCGCTACGCCGCCTTCAACATCATCTCGGTGATGACCGGGACCGGTTATGCGACGACGGATTACGGGATCTGGGGCGGCTTTCCCGTCACCCTCGTCATCTGTCTGATGTTCGTCGGCGGATGCGCCGGATCGACGACCTGCGGCATCAAGATCTTCCGCATCCAGGTGCTCTACGCGACCGCACAAGTGCAGATCGAACGCCTGCTCCGGCCGCACGGCGTCTTCATTCCCTATTACAATCACAAACCGATCCCGGAGACGGTCTCCGAATCGGTCATGGGCTTCTTCTTTCTCTACATGCTGTGTTTCGGCATCCTTGCCGCCCTGCTTGCCGCGATCGGCCTCGATTTCATCACCGCGGTCTCGGGCGCGGCCACCGCGATCAGCAATGTCGGACCGGGGCTCGGACCGATCATCGGGCCGGCCGGCAATTTCGATTCATTGCCCGACAGCGCCAAATGGTTATTGTCATTCGGCATGTTGCTGGGCAGGTTGGAGCTCTTCACTGTTCTGGTGATGCTCTCTCCCTCTTTCTGGCGCCGCTGA
- the speE gene encoding polyamine aminopropyltransferase translates to MSEWFNETLHNGYGQRLTMDKVLFRERTEHQDLVIFENNVFGRVMALDGIVQTTEGDEYVYHEMLTHVPILAHGRAKRVLIIGGGDGGMAREALRHTSVEQVTMVEIDRGVVDMCVKHLPSISDGAFDNPRLDLQIADGARFVEETDGRWDVIIVDSTDPIGPGEVLFRESFYKACKRCLTEGGILVTQNGVPFVQGSEVTNSFDRLGPHFADVWFYTAAVPTYQGGLMAFGWATDDTALRQTPVPEIAARFGNAGLDCRYYTPEAHAGAFGLPGFIRKLMRS, encoded by the coding sequence ATGAGTGAGTGGTTCAACGAAACCCTTCACAACGGATACGGACAGCGGCTGACGATGGACAAGGTGCTCTTCCGGGAACGGACGGAGCATCAGGATCTCGTGATCTTCGAGAACAATGTCTTCGGGCGCGTCATGGCGCTCGACGGCATCGTGCAGACCACCGAGGGTGACGAATACGTCTATCACGAGATGCTGACGCACGTGCCGATCCTGGCCCATGGCCGGGCGAAGCGCGTGCTGATCATCGGCGGCGGCGACGGTGGCATGGCGCGGGAAGCGCTGCGCCACACGTCCGTCGAGCAGGTAACGATGGTCGAGATCGACCGCGGCGTCGTCGACATGTGCGTGAAGCATCTGCCGTCGATCAGCGACGGTGCCTTCGACAATCCGCGGCTCGACCTGCAGATCGCCGACGGCGCCAGGTTCGTCGAGGAAACGGACGGCAGGTGGGACGTCATCATCGTCGATTCCACCGATCCGATCGGTCCCGGCGAGGTCCTGTTCCGCGAAAGCTTCTACAAGGCCTGCAAGCGTTGCCTGACAGAGGGCGGGATTCTCGTCACCCAGAACGGCGTGCCTTTCGTGCAGGGCAGCGAGGTCACGAATTCCTTCGACAGGCTTGGGCCGCATTTCGCCGATGTCTGGTTCTATACGGCGGCGGTGCCGACCTACCAGGGCGGTCTCATGGCGTTCGGCTGGGCGACGGATGATACCGCCCTGCGCCAGACACCGGTCCCCGAGATCGCGGCGCGTTTCGGAAATGCCGGGCTCGACTGCCGCTATTACACGCCGGAAGCCCACGCGGGCGCCTTCGGCCTGCCCGGATTCATCCGCAAGCTGATGCGGTCATAA
- the apaG gene encoding Co2+/Mg2+ efflux protein ApaG → MYSEITGAIRVVVEPRYLPDHSDPEEHRFVWAYSVKIENLGVDAVQLRARHWRITDAFGREQTVDGPGVVGEQPLIQPGSSFEYTSGTPLGTPSGFMSGHYDMTGPDGQIFTVSVPSFALDLPEAAGRPH, encoded by the coding sequence GTGTACAGCGAGATTACAGGCGCGATTAGAGTCGTGGTCGAGCCGCGCTATCTTCCCGATCACTCGGACCCGGAAGAGCACCGTTTCGTCTGGGCCTACAGTGTCAAGATCGAGAATCTCGGCGTTGACGCGGTCCAGTTGCGCGCACGTCACTGGCGCATCACCGATGCTTTCGGACGCGAACAGACCGTCGACGGACCGGGCGTCGTCGGAGAGCAACCATTGATCCAGCCCGGCTCTTCATTCGAATATACAAGCGGTACGCCGCTTGGAACGCCATCCGGATTCATGAGCGGCCACTATGACATGACAGGTCCGGATGGGCAGATCTTCACGGTTTCGGTACCCAGTTTTGCACTGGATCTTCCGGAAGCGGCCGGACGGCCACACTGA
- a CDS encoding DJ-1/PfpI family protein: MQDKPLTGKNIAIMVANGFDEIEFVEPQKQLLANGATVKAVSRATGLVNGWYDGSWGHFFPVDADLADTLAVDYDGLVVPGGVRGVEKLAEDPHAQRILKAFLRAGMPVALIGDAASLLVTIEDAKGRTVTSSADTRETLEAAGASWEETPSVAEGNLVTASGSEGIADLVQSFAALVVAYESDVTEAA; encoded by the coding sequence ATGCAGGACAAGCCGCTTACCGGAAAAAATATTGCAATCATGGTCGCCAACGGGTTCGACGAGATTGAGTTTGTCGAGCCGCAAAAGCAGCTGCTGGCCAACGGCGCGACGGTTAAGGCCGTTTCCCGCGCTACCGGTCTGGTCAATGGCTGGTACGATGGTTCCTGGGGCCATTTCTTCCCGGTTGACGCGGACTTGGCCGATACCCTCGCCGTGGATTACGACGGTCTCGTCGTTCCGGGTGGCGTTCGCGGTGTTGAAAAGCTTGCGGAAGACCCGCATGCCCAGCGCATCCTGAAGGCTTTCCTGCGCGCCGGCATGCCGGTTGCGCTGATTGGTGATGCGGCTTCCCTGCTGGTCACCATCGAGGACGCCAAGGGCCGGACCGTCACCTCCTCCGCCGACACCCGCGAAACTCTCGAGGCCGCCGGTGCGAGCTGGGAAGAGACCCCGTCCGTCGCCGAAGGCAATCTCGTGACCGCAAGCGGCAGCGAAGGCATTGCCGACTTGGTGCAGAGCTTTGCCGCTCTGGTCGTGGCGTATGAAAGCGACGTGACCGAAGCCGCCTGA
- the folE gene encoding GTP cyclohydrolase I FolE, translating to MSPYDNALRAEAAAGQDAGIKVVRQRPSREEAEAAVRTLIEWAGDDPDREGLAETPERVVRSYEELFKGYSSDPQVYLERVFEETADYHEMVLLKNIRMESHCEHHMLPVIGKVSIAYMPNNRVVGVSKLARVVETFSKRLQIQETMTAQIANTIQEVLEPKGVAVLVEAVHQCMTTRGVCKPGASMVTKSLTGCFKEDAELRKEFFDLVTRAD from the coding sequence ATGTCGCCATACGACAACGCACTGCGCGCGGAGGCCGCAGCCGGTCAGGACGCCGGGATCAAGGTCGTCCGGCAGCGCCCATCGCGCGAAGAAGCGGAAGCGGCCGTTCGAACCCTGATCGAATGGGCCGGCGACGATCCCGACCGCGAAGGTCTGGCGGAGACCCCTGAGCGCGTCGTCAGGTCCTACGAGGAGCTTTTCAAAGGCTACTCGAGCGACCCGCAGGTCTATCTCGAGCGCGTTTTCGAGGAGACCGCCGATTATCACGAGATGGTCCTGCTGAAGAACATCCGTATGGAGTCGCACTGCGAGCATCACATGCTCCCGGTGATCGGCAAGGTCTCGATCGCCTATATGCCGAACAACCGTGTGGTCGGCGTCAGCAAACTTGCCCGCGTCGTGGAGACTTTTTCCAAGCGCCTGCAAATCCAGGAAACGATGACCGCGCAGATCGCCAACACTATCCAGGAGGTGCTGGAGCCCAAAGGGGTAGCAGTGCTGGTCGAGGCGGTCCATCAGTGCATGACCACGCGCGGCGTCTGCAAACCCGGTGCAAGCATGGTCACAAAATCCCTGACCGGTTGCTTCAAGGAGGATGCGGAACTCCGTAAGGAATTCTTCGACCTCGTCACCAGGGCGGACTAG
- the speD gene encoding adenosylmethionine decarboxylase has translation MDRNIAFADLGMDSDTQPSRTNSDITGTAKGHDGTVIPLSPSYSDSSLDHFVKKDGLVFAGTHLIIDLVGASRLDELEHIEETLKEAVEVSGATLLHIHLHHFTPNGGVSGVAVLAESHISIHTWPERGYAALDVFMCGDAEPHKAIAVLRRAFRPDAVQLNDLKRGLTV, from the coding sequence ATGGATCGAAACATCGCCTTCGCTGATTTGGGGATGGACTCGGATACTCAGCCGAGCAGAACCAATTCCGACATCACCGGCACGGCCAAAGGTCACGATGGCACGGTCATTCCGCTTTCTCCGAGCTACTCGGATTCGTCTCTCGACCATTTCGTGAAGAAGGACGGTCTGGTCTTCGCCGGCACGCACCTGATCATCGATCTGGTCGGCGCCTCGCGGCTCGACGAGCTCGAGCATATCGAGGAGACGCTGAAGGAAGCCGTGGAGGTTTCCGGCGCCACCCTGCTGCACATTCACCTGCACCATTTCACGCCCAACGGCGGCGTGTCCGGTGTCGCGGTGCTCGCGGAGTCGCATATCAGCATCCACACATGGCCGGAGCGGGGCTATGCCGCGCTCGACGTGTTCATGTGCGGCGATGCCGAACCGCACAAGGCCATCGCCGTGCTGCGCCGGGCGTTCCGTCCCGACGCCGTGCAGCTCAATGACCTGAAGCGGGGCCTGACCGTATGA
- a CDS encoding calcium-binding protein, which yields MVSSTVDGISALTALSSDTGTLTITSGTLLAASLDSARGYATITVNSNAAHVVTFAQDYLFNSAGTITISFSSTLGVTVSGVKLLGTQTKISASLTAADDTFTGGPDGDTVTGGDGNDVLYGGTGLGADLLYGGASNDLVYGNTGSDSLYGDAGMDTIFGGQGEDSIFGGAGNDTIIAGAGNDQVSGDADSDTIIGGTGDDSLFGNDGRDFLYGNFGNDLLNGGDGNDLLYGGKDNDLAYGGNGNDTIYGNTSEDTLYGDAGDDTIMGGAGNDILAGGENADRLAGNKGSDIIYGNAGTDLIYGNLENDTMYGGDDADTLYGGGGDDVLFGGLGADMLAGNGGNDTVAGGSGADTISMIGSNPGNDVFNDFEVASDRILVNTGTTYTTAASGANTLITLSGGGSVTLVGISPGSVSDGLFIYG from the coding sequence ATGGTCTCCTCAACCGTCGACGGTATTTCCGCCCTCACGGCATTGTCGTCAGATACCGGGACCCTGACCATCACGTCAGGAACTCTCCTTGCTGCGAGTCTCGATTCCGCGCGCGGCTATGCCACGATCACCGTGAACAGCAACGCGGCGCATGTCGTTACATTCGCGCAGGACTATCTGTTCAATTCCGCCGGAACGATCACGATCAGTTTCAGCAGCACGCTCGGCGTGACCGTTTCGGGCGTCAAACTGCTCGGAACACAGACCAAGATATCCGCCAGCCTGACGGCAGCGGACGACACGTTCACCGGCGGACCGGACGGCGACACCGTCACCGGTGGAGACGGCAATGACGTGCTCTATGGCGGCACCGGGCTCGGCGCCGATCTGCTCTACGGCGGCGCCTCTAACGATCTGGTCTACGGGAACACCGGGTCGGACAGTCTTTACGGCGATGCCGGCATGGACACGATCTTCGGCGGCCAGGGTGAGGATTCCATATTTGGCGGAGCCGGGAACGACACGATCATCGCCGGCGCCGGAAACGATCAGGTCTCCGGCGACGCGGATTCCGATACGATCATCGGCGGGACCGGGGACGATTCCCTGTTCGGAAACGACGGACGTGACTTCCTCTACGGGAATTTCGGCAACGACCTGCTGAACGGTGGCGACGGCAACGATCTGCTGTATGGCGGGAAAGACAACGACCTGGCGTATGGCGGCAACGGAAACGACACCATTTACGGCAATACAAGCGAAGACACGCTCTACGGCGATGCGGGCGACGACACGATCATGGGCGGCGCCGGGAACGACATCCTGGCCGGCGGAGAAAATGCCGACAGATTGGCGGGGAACAAGGGCAGCGATATCATCTACGGCAATGCCGGTACCGATCTGATCTACGGCAATCTCGAGAACGACACGATGTACGGGGGCGACGATGCCGATACGCTCTATGGCGGCGGCGGCGACGATGTGCTCTTCGGCGGCCTCGGCGCGGACATGCTCGCGGGCAACGGAGGCAACGACACGGTGGCCGGCGGCAGCGGCGCGGATACGATCTCCATGATCGGTTCCAACCCCGGCAACGACGTGTTCAACGACTTCGAAGTCGCATCGGACCGTATCCTGGTCAATACCGGGACGACCTATACGACCGCCGCATCGGGCGCCAACACGCTGATCACGCTCAGCGGCGGCGGAAGCGTCACCCTCGTCGGCATCTCCCCGGGCTCCGTGAGCGACGGACTGTTCATTTACGGCTGA
- a CDS encoding RidA family protein, giving the protein MTVPVFHLMDRAPAPVAPYSHAVEIDGWCLITGQLATDPEDDARPLPEGIEAQTRRTMENLRIVLEGLGLDFSHVVTARVFLTEFERDYEAMNAVYAEYFGAETRPARTCIGVTGIARKALVEIDCIAYRTPKK; this is encoded by the coding sequence ATGACAGTACCTGTGTTTCACCTGATGGACCGCGCGCCGGCGCCGGTCGCGCCCTACAGCCACGCGGTCGAGATCGACGGCTGGTGCCTGATCACCGGCCAGCTTGCGACCGATCCCGAGGATGATGCGAGGCCATTGCCGGAGGGGATCGAGGCGCAGACCCGGCGCACGATGGAGAATCTCCGCATCGTGCTGGAGGGGCTGGGGCTCGACTTCAGCCACGTGGTCACCGCCCGGGTTTTCCTGACGGAATTCGAACGCGACTACGAGGCGATGAACGCCGTCTATGCCGAATATTTCGGTGCCGAGACGCGCCCGGCGCGGACCTGCATCGGGGTCACGGGCATCGCCCGGAAAGCGCTTGTCGAGATCGACTGCATCGCATACCGGACACCGAAAAAATAG